From a single Pseudophryne corroboree isolate aPseCor3 chromosome 6, aPseCor3.hap2, whole genome shotgun sequence genomic region:
- the LOC134934096 gene encoding olfactory receptor 11A1-like: MCEINQTEVTVFILLGFKGLYSYKVLFFILFIFSYVVVLNGNLILVVLVSICEHLKIPMFIFLRQLAVADILITTTIIPMMLDIILRDTKEVSVTGCLIQMYIFGISVFMQCVLLAVMSYDRCLAICNPMRYNSIMSPDVCLKMIAASWLLVCILSSELIVVCQLQYCGLNYMDHFFCDFGPLVEISTSDTSTLLLVDMILSFVVVFIPFSLIVITYLIIFYTISKISLNSGRKKAFSTCSSDLATVCTYYGTLMIVYMGPSGDSSYVQNKFYSLLYIVVTPMINPIIYSLRSREIRQTLRRVINIQT; this comes from the coding sequence ATGTGTGAGATCAACCAGACTGAAGTCACAGTATTTATACTTCTTGGCTTTAAAGGTCTATATTCTTACAAAGTTCTATTCTTCATCCTGTTCATCTTCTCCTATGTTGTGGTGCTTAACGGAAACCTAATACTTGTTGTTTTGGTGTCAATATGTGAACACCTCAAAATTCCAATGTTCATCTTCCTTAGACAACTAGCAGTCGCTGATATCTTAATAACCACAACCATTATACCAATGATGTTAGATATCATATTAAGGGATACAAAAGAAGTGTCTGTCACAGGTTGTCTCATACAGATGTACATTTTTGGAATTTCTGTATTTATGCAGTGTGTTCTTCTTGCTGTTATGTCCTACGATAGATGTTTGGCCATTTGTAATCCGATGCGTTACAATTCCATAATGTCACCCGATGTTTGCCTGAAGATGATTGCTGCTTCTTGGTTATTGGTCTGTATTTTATCGTCTGAATTAATTGTGGTTTGTCAGTTACAATATTGTGGTCTAAACTACATGGATCATTTCTTCTGTGACTTTGGCCCCCTTGTAGAAATATCCACCTCAGACACTTCCACGTTGTTACTGGTTGATATGATCTTGTCTTTTGTTGTAGTTTTTATTCCCTTTTCATTAATCGTCATAACCTATTTGATCATTTTCTACACCATAAGTAAGATTTCTCTCAACAGTGGAAGGAAAAAAGCCTTCTCCACATGCAGCTCCGACCTCGCTACTGTATGCACATATTATGGAACCCTAATGATTGTTTACATGGGGCCATCAGGTGACAGCTCATATGTCCAAAATAAGTTCTATTCTCTATTATATATAGTGGTGACTCCCATGATAAATCCTATTATCTACAGCCTCAGAAGCCGTGAGATTAGGCAGACTCTGCGAAGAGTTATAAATATTCAAACAtaa
- the LOC134934095 gene encoding olfactory receptor 11A1-like, whose amino-acid sequence MCEINQTEVTVFILLGFKGLYSYKVLFFILFIFSYVVVLNGNLILVVLVSICEHLKIPMFIFLRQLAVADILITTTIIPMMLDIILRDTKEVSVRGCLIQMYIFGISVFMQCVLLAVMSYDRCLAICNPMRYNSIMSPDVCLKMIAASWLLVCILSSELIVVCQLQYCGLNYMDHFFCDFGPLVEISTSDTSTLLLVDMILSFVVVFIPFSLIVITYLIIFYTISKISLNSGRKKAFSTCSSHLATVCTYYGTLMIVYMGPSGDSSYVQNKFYSLLYIVVTPMINPIIYSLRSREIRQTLRRVINIQTK is encoded by the coding sequence ATGTGTGAGATCAACCAGACTGAAGTCACAGTATTTATACTTCTTGGCTTTAAAGGTCTATATTCTTACAAAGTTCTATTCTTCATCCTGTTCATCTTCTCCTATGTTGTGGTGCTTAACGGAAACCTAATACTTGTTGTTTTGGTGTCAATATGTGAACACCTCAAAATTCCAATGTTCATCTTCCTTAGACAACTAGCAGTCGCTGATATCTTAATAACCACAACCATTATACCAATGATGTTAGATATCATATTAAGGGATACAAAAGAAGTATCTGTCAGAGGTTGTCTCATACAGATGTACATTTTTGGAATTTCTGTATTTATGCAGTGTGTTCTTCTTGCTGTTATGTCCTACGATAGATGTTTGGCCATTTGTAATCCGATGCGTTACAATTCCATAATGTCACCCGATGTTTGCCTGAAGATGATTGCTGCTTCTTGGTTATTGGTCTGTATTTTATCGTCTGAATTAATTGTGGTTTGTCAGTTACAATATTGTGGTCTAAACTACATGGATCATTTCTTCTGTGACTTTGGCCCCCTTGTAGAAATATCCACCTCAGACACTTCCACGTTGTTACTGGTTGATATGATCTTGTCTTTTGTTGTAGTTTTTATTCCCTTTTCATTAATCGTCATAACCTATTTGATAATTTTCTACACCATAAGTAAGATTTCTCTCAACAGTGGAAGGAAAAAAGCCTTCTCCACATGCAGCTCCCACCTCGCTACTGTATGCACATATTATGGAACCCTAATGATTGTTTACATGGGGCCATCAGGTGACAGCTCATATGTCCAAAATAAGTTCTATTCTCTATTATATATAGTGGTGACTCCCATGATAAATCCTATTATCTACAGCCTCAGAAGCCGTGAGATTAGGCAGACTCTGCGAAGAGTAATAAATATTCAAACAAAATAA